AAACGGCAATCCGAATATAGTACGATTCCACTAGGAATACAATTGATTAGCTTTTCTTTGTTTTGATAATTGGATCTAGTCCTTGAGTCCAAAAGGACTAGTAGTGGAATTATGCCTACTTGTTGAATAAaagttatttatttgactaaaaaataaaattcattagGATGGTAATAGCTACATATAGACCCTCAAATTATCCTATAATTGCATTACTTCCCCAAGTAATAGGAGATTAAGAGTAAGTCGGGCACTTCAAAttgaatatgaaaaattaagattaaataaagACTTATTTGAatctcaaaatttgaaaaatatcacataaataaagaaagtttgttataaatcacaattttttaaaaaggctTTCGACGTGAAATACTAGTACTACTTAGCTTGTGATGTAACAAGAGTGTGTTAAGAGTAAataattcattattttatttaaatcgcGAGTATTGTATGACTAGTCTGGAGAGAGTCGCCCttatttttgactccaaatatgGTACATAATTTGATggttcttctcctccttctatCAAGTAGTTAGTCAAATTTATGCTCCTACCATTTAACACAAAAAACTTTTGGTGTATCTTTTCTGCTGCTTGAAAGTATTGAGTAGGGTTTAGTGATTGCCTAATACAATATCCATGAGCTTCCACAACCAATCATCAGGACGACCAGCTTTCAAATTTGGCCAAATAGTGTGAAGAagattctttaaatttgagttgCCTTTCATCTTTGCAAAACAAATTacaattagtataaaatttacTACTAGAAATAAAGACTTTTTTTTCATCGCAAATTAGTGAGAAATTTGTAttataaaacatgatttttcatCACTCACTGGGAAAACGCATGGtggaaaagaaatatgaaatacTGAGAAGCTTCCTAATATTTTCGTGTGGAAACACTattagttttttcttttctcaatgatttaattaaaatatatgtgaCAATAGCCGTGATATTTTTCAGTAAAAAATTTCAATGAATAAATAGTGATTAGGCTCCACTATAGGGTCAGGGAAAGCAATAGGCGAGTGGGGAAGAGTTTGCAACAAAATCAATGAATAGACAAAGAAGTGTGGTAAGCCCGGAATCAGGATTTTGATTAAAGGGGTTCAAAATCTTAAGAAGTAGATAATGAACTAGTCCAAGGGAGTTCGACATCTactaaatatacataaaaatcattttaatcatgtataaatagtataatttttcgtcgACAGGGTTCAGATGAACCCCTAACCACAAGGTGGCTTCGCCATTGGGTAAGCCTATCGACGAAATGAAGGGTATAACATAGAGGGGAAGGtcatatttagaaaaaaattattagaattcCTTTACTACGAATGGACTGATATAAAGAACAGAGACTCGATTAGATAGTTAAAGTTGCTATAGGTGAAAATAGTGCATACACAGATCTTATCAGTGAAATGTTGTTCGTATTTTTTACCTTTTAAAAATAAGTTTCACACTAGATAAAATAGTCATTTACTTATCTTTCTAATATTTAGGATTTTAAAATCAACTAAAAGTTTGGTAAGTAAATCTTTCCTTATTTGAGTTAGGTATGAAGTCCTCATATTTAAGCTACATAAATTAACTTTATTTTCTGAATATTTTGGGCTTTGACACACTTACCACTTTGTCTACTGCTTGTTTTTCAAGTGTAGGATCATTGCATATGCAACTTTTGCTTTTTCCTGAACCATATGCTGGCCAAAGACCATGGATAGAAAACTTGTTTGAAAGACCACTTTTGCAACTTGTTGTCTGACAAAATGGAGTCCATGGCAACACATATTGTATaacttgatattgttgactcaTAGCTTTGAAGCAAAACATAGTCAAAACTAATATGAAGATTAAATGATGGTGTAAGTACTCCATGCTAATTACTTCTTAGACTATTTGACAATTTTCTTTAGCTATTGTATATGTAAAGGCCCCATATAAAAACTATTGATAATGGCATACATAGCACATGGATGCACATATGGGAGCCTAACTACTTATGGTTAGTTAGTTAATGTATAGGATGAGCATGATACggtattttaaaatttggtaTGATAACTTTAGTTTTCATCATCTAAAAATAACTTCGATTTAAACCTACTATACTTGTATAAACTTTCAAGAACTTGTCCGAAAATTGTGCATGAACAATATTTTTACTCAACTTGTCTCGTCCatgtcaatttattttatttgttttttaaaaaaagaaaattagggAGAGGAAATTACAAGATGGGAAGTCAAATTCTTATTAACACGATAAAAATTTGACTATCTAACCAACTGAGTTATTAAGATTTTCTCCTCATCCATGTTTTACTCAACAATTGCCAAGATATTTCAACTATGTTTTTGTATTTAGAACCATGGGGtgattgttcttttttttttggtattaatTTCTTTTAGCCATGTATTGAGAGTCATGAACGTAAAAATTCCTGATTGGCTAAACTACAGCCATTCACTAGACATTGAGTGGGAAAAAAATGATTGTAATAATGGATGAAAAGTTTGTTCAATTTCATTAACACCCAATAGGATGTTAACAGCTACTCATAGACCCTCATATTATCCTATATAATTGCATTACTTCCCCAAGTAATAGGAGATTAGGGGTATATTCGACAGGAtggaatgtttttttttttgggggggaaataagttttttgtgtgtgtgtttagTATgcagtaaaaatattattctaaaaatatttatgtattatttaaataaatactatGAGAGGTGAAGGTAAGGATAGGGGGTGTGGTGGTGAAGATGAGATGCGTTGAAAGGTGTAAGGACACTATCAATGTGGAATGTCATTTTTGTAGCCTGTTTTTCATACTTCAATTAGATAAGTCattgttttcattttcaaagaACTTATTTAAAGAAATCCattcaatatatacaaattattaatttacaaCTCAATAGCTTAAAAAAGCACGCTAAATCTCAAACGTTCcataaactttaaatcatgTCTCCGTCTCTGATTTTAATTACATACAAGATATACTACTAAAAAATTacatcataattataattatgttgCAAATGATGaaaatcaaataagaaaaacaaatgcAATTGACGGTATTTCCGTCATTATGATGTTGATGGCTTCTATCAACATTATTGTGATGGTTCATAGCTCCTGCTGCATACACTGGGATTACACCTGCAGTATTGTAAGGCGACCTTGTCGATTGCCCGCCGCGCGATGCTCGTCCTCCGGACGAGCTGCTGTGGGCACTAGCGTGCCCACTGGCCGCACCACCTCCACGTTTATCCATCGTCACAATTTCAtcatctacaaaaaaaaaaatgctaTGAAATTTATAGTggacatattttttaaaatatttttcgtaGAAAACATTGTTCCTtcctaaaaaaaatagtaaaatttacCTCGAAGACGGAGAAATCGAGAAGATAAGGAGAAAGCATGAAGAAGATGGATGTGAAGGAGGAAAATTATAATTATCACTAATGTCAATCTCATCCTTATTCGAGATTTATTGATATATTTATTGAATTCATCTGAATTGACAATCTTGCAACTTTCGTCTTGATAGGCCGTTGTCTTGACCAATTGAAATATGGAGTCGATTTCAAAGGTCCATCTAAGTaaagaatatatttatatacaaaagaatcagattttctttatttacttttttagttttaataaGGGTATACTTGATagtaaagaaaattaaatgcTTACTTTTTTAGTAACGTGAACTGTTTCCTTTTTGTAAGATTCTTTTTGTTGTATTGAAGGGGACAAATAACTaactaatttatttataataaaatgGAAGTCGGTTAATTATTTtccaattcttttttaaaaaaataaaaatttcagtCTTTAGTCcacaaaaaaagttttaaattgATGGGAAAAATGTCGAATATACCCCTCAACTTTGCAACTATGCGATTTAGAGTTATATACTCGTGTCtcacatttaattattttttttattgcaaattgacaaaaataagaatgaagtgaaaaattattgttgatcGGACTTTCTAAAAATATTGTCACATCCGTGTAGGATCATAGAAAAACCCACTACTTTTAGAGGATTTAAATGCATCGtacaacatttttgaagagttggAACAGCGTAATCTTCAGGCAAGACCTGCCTTGATTTTCTGGATAGTAATGATAtcagtcttgaaagacttagcCAAAATGTTATTAGGAATGCTTGTATTGAACACAGAGTTAGGAATTGAAACAGTGCCTGCATTTGCACTTCCAAAGGCGGATATAGCCCAAGCACAATTTTTAACATCAGCATTGTATTGGTAGTGTACTAGTCCTTTAGGGAAAACGAAAACGTCTCCTGTTTGTAATGTTTGATTGAAGATCCTGTTCGTTGTATCAATGAATCCTACTTCCAGTGTGCCTGACATGAGGAAGAGTAGCTCGGATGAACGTGGATGAGTGTGGACAGGGTTGACAGAGCCTGCAGGATACTGTAGGATTGCATAGGAAACGCTTTGTCCGTTCAGGGCTGGAAACTCGATCATTGTTGCCTTTGTTACCTTGAATTTTTCGGGTGGTGGAGCTCCGATGAGTCCCCTTAGGCCCGAGAAAGTGAAGTAAGAAGCATCAACTGATGGGATCTCGAGTGGCATCACAAAGTCTGTTAGGATGTCAGGGTCACCAGCTGAGGCTATTTGGAAAATGACTAGTGATATTGCTAGAGCTAACAGAACTATGCAACTAGAAGCTTTTGATTCCATTTTTTTCTCAGTTTTGGTTCAAGTGTTTGAATGATTTCTTGAAGGACTAAAGATTTTATAGCTATACAAGGGACATGTCAAACAAGAATCGAGATTGAAGTCTCCGATGAATCGCAAAAACAAGAAAACAATTGTCAACATAGGAAACTACCCCAGAAGTTTATTGTGTCAATAGAAAAAGCAACACAATTACTCACTCCTTACCTGTTTTGGCTTTCAATATGGACAAGAGAAAACCGCTAactttttttccttaaaaaaatGTTCTGTTTtcgactttaagcactttgttTTTATTACAAGATCAAAGAGtccataaaaatattatctatGAAGCATATAACTGATGAAACCTAAGGCATATTGAGAGGATTTTCGAATTATATAATCTTTAAATGTGGTTTCCTGGTAGTTTCAGCAATcagaaacaaaaaacaaaaacaagtcAAAAGCTTAGTAAACATCAGTTACCAACTGGTTTATCCTTCAGCAACCTTGGTTCCGCCTAGAGGCGGAGCTAGAGGGTAGAAGGGGTTCATTTGAATTCCTTTTGCTGGAAAGTCACACGGTATATATAaggttaatatatatatatatatatatatatatatatatatattgaaaattcTGCCTCTGCCACTGGTTTCGCCTTTGTTCTTCTACAATATTTTGGTCGAAAAAAACTGATCAGCATTATCTTACAACTTACCTGTATCCATTTGCTTTAGCCTCCTAGGAAGAGCGAAAAATGGCCTCATTCCTCTTGAAAAGTGTTCTTCTTGTTGTAGCCGTCTTTTCCATTTCTTTGATGGCTCAAGCTAGTGATCCGGATATCTTGTCTGACTACATTGTTCTTGCAGGAAGCACCATAGATGGGAACTTATTTACCTTCAATGGTACGCGTGATATTTTTGGCAGTGTCATTGAAGAGTTCAAAGTGACAAAAGTGAGCAAGGCAGAGTTTCCAGCTTTGGATGGCCAGAGTGTTTCGTTGGCAGTACTTCAGTTCCCCGGAGGAGGTGTCAACCCGCCACACACACAACCTCGTGCAAGCTGAACTGTTATTAGTCGTTCAAGGTAGTCTCGAGGTTGGATTTGTGGACAGCATTAACAAGCTATACACTCAGACTCTCCAAGTTGGTGACTTGTTTATGTTCCCTAAAGGACTAGTGCATTATCAGTACAATTCTGATTGGAATAAATCAGCTACAGCCGTTTCTGGTTTTGGTAGCGCGAATGCTGGAACTGTTTCACTTCCCACAACATTGTTTACTACATGGATCGATGATCAAATTCTCGCCAAGTCCTTCAAGTCTGATATTGCCACTATTCAGAAGATCAAGGCTGGTCTTTCACCTTAGTCATTTTTTTCTGTATTTTCAATACTAAAATTTTGTTTCTTGAGGTGTCTATATTAGCACCGTGGTCTGCATAAAATGCAGCACTACTACTTCTGTTAATTGCTTGACAGACTATGTATTTTTTGTTTAAGAATTTTGACACAATAAATTGTTCTATACTTGCCATTGATTAGTCTTTAACAACACTCAGAAATACAAGCAGTCATGAACAAACatgtcaattatttttttagccaCGAGCCACTGCATTCAGTGATGCATACCTTCATGTCCTGTAGTTTTATTTTCAAACAGATAATCAAACACCGAATGACTAGAAAACCAAATAGTAGTTACTATTTGGAATCAAGAAGACGCTTCATATCTGCAGCTTAGGATGATAGACTAGCCTTGATCTTCTGAATGGTAGCAAAGTGACAGAACTAGAATTTTCACTAAGGGGATTCAATACTCCTGGTGGGAAAAATCACTCTTGAAAGGCTTGACAAGAATGTAGTTATCGACTCCAAAAGCAACCAAAGTTTGTGACAAGGGAAACATTTCCTCCATTAATTCAGTGGCATTTGCAGGATGTTTGTGTTATGTGTAAATGGTTGTTGCTCTATTGTCACAATTCGGCTTGTAAGTAAGTTCGAGTCAGGAACAATGCTAGTTTTAAGTATTTACTTCATGTCTCAAATTGATATTTATGTTGTGTTATTTTCAATTGGTGCCAGCCTATTGTAGTGCGACGTACTGTTTTCTAAAAAAATCCATGAGCAAGTGATAGAACAATTTATACTGGTTTAATTGTATCAAAATTCTTAACAAGGAATACAAAACATACACAATCTCTCAAGCACAAATAAATAAAACGAGATGGTCAAGACACACAAATTTAGTAGTGAAAATACAGAAAACTGCCTAAGATGAAAGACCAGCCTTGATCTTCTGTATAGTGGCAACATCAGACTTGAAGGACGTGGCGAGAATTTGATCATCGATTCCTGTAGAAAACAATGTTGTAGGAAGTGAAACAGTTCCAGCATTCGCGCTGCCAAAACCAGAAACAGCTGTAGCTGATTTATTCCAATCAGAATTGTACTGATAATGCACTAGTCCTTTAGGGAACACAAATAAGTCACCAACTTGGAGAGTCTGAGTGTAAAGCTTGTTAGTGGTGTCCACAAATCCAACCTCGAGACTACCTTGAACGATGAATAACAGTTCAGCTGCACGAGGGTGTGTGTGGGGAGGGTTGACACCTCCTCCGGGGAACTGAAGCACTGCCAACGAAACACTTTGGCCATCCAAAGATGGAAATTCTGCCTTGCTCACTTTTGTCACTTTGAACTTTTCAATGACACTGCCAAAAATATCACGCGTACCATTGAAGGTAAATAAGTTCCCATCTATGGCGCTTCCTGCAGGAACAATAAAGTCAGACAAGATATCTGGATCACTAGCTTGAGCCATCGAAGAAATGGAAGAGAAGGCTACAACAACAAGGACACATTTCAAGAGGAATGAGGCCATTTTTCGCTCTTTCTAGAATGCTACAAGATTCAGGtaaaatgtatataaataaGTTGTAAAATGATGATTATGAGTTctgttagaccacagatttaTACAAGACCAAAACCAGAACCAAATTTTGCTGAAGGATAAGCCAGTTGGTAATAGATGTTATCTAAGCTTGACACATtatatttctttgtttttgATAGCAGAAACTACCTGGAAACCACATCTAAAGATtctatataaaatttgaaaatcgtCTCAATATTGCTTAGGTTTCATCAGTTATATGCTTCAAGACAATATTTTTATAGACACTTTGATCTTGTAATATAAGCAAAAGGCATGAAGCCGAAAACATTAcaatttttaaaaggaaataagTTAACTGTTTTCTCTTGTCCATATTGAAAGACAAAACTGGAAAGGGGTGAGTAATTGTGTTGTTTCTTCAATAGACACAATAAACTTCTGGAGCAGTTTCCAATATTCACAATTCCTTTTTTGTTATTGCAATTCATCGGAGACTTCAATCTCGATTCTTGTTTGATATGTCCCTTATATAGCTATAAAATCTTTAGTCCTCCAGCCATGTACTTAACACATTCAAACACTTAAATCAAAACTGAGAAAAAAATGGAATCAAAAACTTCAAGCTGCATAGTTCTGTTAGCTCTAGCAACATCACTAGTCATTTTCCAAATGGCATCAGCTGGTGACCCTGACATCCTAACAGACTTTGTGATGCCACTCGAGATCCCATCAGTTGATGCTTCTTACTTCACTTTCTCGGGCCTAAGGGGACTCATCGGAGCTCCACCACCCGAAAAATTCAAGGTAACAAAGGCAACAATGAATGAGTTTCCATCCCTGAACGGACAAAGCGTTTCCTATGCAATCCTACAGTACCCTGAAGGCTCTGTCAACCCTGTCCACACTCATCCACGTTCATCCGAGCTACTCTTCCTCATGTCAGGCACACTGGAAGTAGGATTCATTGATACAACGAACAAGATTTTCAGCCAAACATTACAAACAGGAGACGTTTTCGTGTTCCCTAAAGGACTAGTACACTACCAATATAATGCTGATGTTAAAAATTGTGCTTGGGCTATATCTGCCTTTGGAAGTGCAAATGCAGGCACTGTTTCTGTTCCTAATTCTGTGTTCAATACAAGCATTCCTGATAACATTTTGgctaagtctttcaagactgaTATCATTACAATTCAGAAAATCAAGGCAGGTCTTGCCTGAAGATTATATACTTTTTGCTGCTACGTTgcttggactcttcaaaaatgtcatcGGGTGCTTTCAGAACCTCTAGAAGTAACATATTTTTGGAGGATCGGACACAAGCGTGACAACATTTTTAGAGAGTCCGAACAACATAGCTCAAGggcattttttttaaacttcattcttatttTATACtcttgtttttcaattttcatgtaaaataattaatcttCAGAGAATCTGAATAAGTTACTTTATTTATGGCATGACATATGCAAAGTATAAAGATAATTGACCATTTTAATAAGAAGATTTATGGCTTTGGAATGCAATGATTAAACATAATTTGAGAagacttaaaaaaaattcattttttttccatcCTTGTTCAGCGACGAGTGACAgaattagattttttttgaaatattaaagAAGTAAAGGCACAAAAAACTAAAGAGATTGAACatctataaaaaataatttaacctTTATATACAATATACACGATAAATGCGATTTCTTTCTAACGACTTAACAAGAATAAATTCAGACTATAAAAAACAGAACAAAACAAAAAACTCCCTAGAGCCAGGTAAGGGTATTGTACTATTGTGTATACCAACAAACAAATACATGATGACTTGAATACCTGGAAATAATTTGGAACATTTATGTATTACTAATTTgtacaatttaaaatattgtgtattTCACATTTTGAATAAATATAATTTCCCCTAAcaataatttacttatttggTTATAATGACTCTGTAGACAAACTATTCTACCTTGAGTGGATTTattgatacaaaataaatataagagaTTTTGATAGGGAATTTGTTATAGTTGCATAATCATTGTATGATATTATGTTGTCActttaaatacaatatttttttggttattaACAAATTTTTATTGTATCGTATTGTTACATCAGTTATATAATGATGAAAAGTCCAATTTTATGTACAACTCATTTGGTGTACGTCATTATTTTTTCCTCATTTTGCCCttacttttttaaaactaataatcCTATTTATTGTTTaacttgttatttttattataacaTAACTCCGCACCTTAATTTCTCTTTGTAATATTGTTAGCTCATTCTTCATATTATCGATGGttaatattaataacgaaaaaaTTGTACAACTTAcgaaatattatatttatcaaaataatattatgtTTCCGCATTCCATTTCACTTCtcacatataaaataaataaatagagttTACTTTCTATTTGTTTAGTTTACCAAATTAAGAAATACTTTTTAATATTACCCTTATTATTAAGTAATAATAGTTAAACTTAATCATACAAAACATACTATTGATAATTTAGTATAACAAACCTTAATACATATAGTTTCTTAAGGAAAATGTGAAAGTCAACCAATTAAAATGAAACAGAGACAGTATAACTAAAATAATATGATGCATACACTATTTAGGAGTGCAGTTTAGTAGTCAATAAAGTGAATTGCGAACTTCAGATTCCATTACAGAGTTGATTGAtacacaaaataaaagaaataaagatatttCATTATATTACTTTATCCACCTTCTATATGATGTATCACTTCCGCTATTTTAATACAACTAGTAGGATAAAATAATTCTAGGATTGCAATCAAAGGTGTAGCCCAATagtcaatgaagtgggttgagaaTATGAGGTCCGGACACcacaattattaaaaaaaaatcaaaagatttCGGGATTAGCTAGTATCTCAAACCAAACTTGAGATAAAGTTAAAACTACTAAATTTTATTTCGAGATTATTATCATTATCCAATGTATCAAACGAGGTGAAAATCTTTTCATAAGTTCTAGATTTAGCGG
This region of Solanum dulcamara chromosome 9, daSolDulc1.2, whole genome shotgun sequence genomic DNA includes:
- the LOC129904069 gene encoding germin-like protein 9-3; translated protein: MESKASSCIVLLALAISLVIFQIASAGDPDILTDFVMPLEIPSVDASYFTFSGLRGLIGAPPPEKFKVTKATMIEFPALNGQSVSYAILQYPAGSVNPVHTHPRSSELLFLMSGTLEVGFIDTTNRIFNQTLQTGDVFVFPKGLVHYQYNADVKNCAWAISAFGSANAGTVSIPNSVFNTSIPNNILAKSFKTDIITIQKIKAGLA
- the LOC129904680 gene encoding germin-like protein 9-3, which produces MESKTSSCIVLLALATSLVIFQMASAGDPDILTDFVMPLEIPSVDASYFTFSGLRGLIGAPPPEKFKVTKATMNEFPSLNGQSVSYAILQYPEGSVNPVHTHPRSSELLFLMSGTLEVGFIDTTNKIFSQTLQTGDVFVFPKGLVHYQYNADVKNCAWAISAFGSANAGTVSVPNSVFNTSIPDNILAKSFKTDIITIQKIKAGLA
- the LOC129904181 gene encoding uncharacterized protein LOC129904181, with amino-acid sequence MRLTLVIIIIFLLHIHLLHAFSLSSRFLRLRDDEIVTMDKRGGGAASGHASAHSSSSGGRASRGGQSTRSPYNTAGVIPVYAAGAMNHHNNVDRSHQHHNDGNTVNCICFSYLIFIICNIIIIMM
- the LOC129904071 gene encoding germin-like protein 9-3, translating into MASFLLKCVLVVVAFSSISSMAQASDPDILSDFIVPAGSAIDGNLFTFNGTRDIFGSVIEKFKVTKVSKAEFPSLDGQSVSLAVLQFPGGGVNPPHTHPRAAELLFIVQGSLEVGFVDTTNKLYTQTLQVGDLFVFPKGLVHYQYNSDWNKSATAVSGFGSANAGTVSLPTTLFSTGIDDQILATSFKSDVATIQKIKAGLSS